A stretch of DNA from Mugil cephalus isolate CIBA_MC_2020 chromosome 12, CIBA_Mcephalus_1.1, whole genome shotgun sequence:
CAGCAGGTTGTTCCACTCATTGGTGACAGCTTTGATATGAGCTGTCACCAGTATCCCCCCAGTGTATCTAACAATGAACAAGAGAATCATGAAAGCTGACGTAAACACTCAATACGTTTACATgtaggtgaaaaaaaaatctattactgaattactttttttgggaataatcacaaaataaataattcagggATTTTACTTACTTAAGTGTTGAGATATCCACTTTAGTGAAAGAGGGAGATGTGCATCTAGAAAGATTTGCAAATTGTATGACTTCATGACCTGACCCATTTACACATTGACCATCCAATGGCATTGCAGGGCTAAACAATAAGACCTAATGACTATGTCCATGTACAACTACACAAAGAATTCTCTTCCTTGGAAAAATAGGGTTTAATTTCAACtgaacgaagaaaaaaaaaagaaaaaatatggataaTGAATTTGAATGTAACACCTAAGTCATAGATAGAAATACTACTCACgcagaaataataattataactcATTTACATGCAGTAAGCTTTAAACAACATGTACAACAGAGTTACAGTATCTTTTCACAAATCCAAAGCAGAGATGACGCACATGGAAGATCATTCCAAGTAGGTTTGCCATCATTTTTGATATGTGCACAGTCTTCTTCACCATACTTTGGGATTTCACCTCCGTTGTCAGGTTGATTTGTACTCCAGTAACTGGAAGGTGAGTGAATGACAGAATCACTGTTAATGTTTGACAAATGAATCATATAGAAACAGTGTAAATAGTCAAACACATAAGCCAGGGCCGAGGGTGGTTGCTCAGATTGTTTTCTACTAGTTCATCTACATTTCAGTTTTGCAAGaatgttcatttttgtgtggcagatgaaattaataaaagatTCTCATTGTGGAAAACAACAGACTTACTTCAGAGTCAGTGGAGTCCCATCAACCCATTCCCAGGTTCCTTCCACTTCTCTGTCATTCAAACCAAtccaatttgtttttttgatgatcTTAGAGACAAAACCCTGTTCATCATGCAAAAGTGAATTTAAGTGTAGCACCACAACATAAAAAGCAATGTTACGCATTTACCATGTATGAATGACTACATTTGCAAACACAATAACAAGCACACAGGACCTGTTCTTCATTGCTGTCTATCACCATCAGATCTGCTCCTCTGTTTCTACAGTCTTGTCTTGCTTCATCCCAGGAACCAGATGCTTCAGAGaggaaataacaggaacaactGAACATTTTCCATCCTTCAGGACATGTTTTCTCTGGAAGAAATATCACACCAGTATTAATATACAGTAATTTCTCCTACTCATCTGTGTTCCTGATCTCATCAACCTGCCAAAAAAACTGTTGTACTGGTGGTCATTTGAATATAATTCCATATGGATATAGATAGAAGGTCTCAAAGAAAGATATGTTAAATCACAATGCGGCATCCAAAGACTCACTCTGTTTAGACAAACTCTTGCTGGTCTGGAGAAGCTCAGTCAGGTTGTCTCTGAGGGCAGAGAGCTCTGTAGCTGAATCTTGGACTGAGTTATGGTCTGAAATGAGTAAAGACAAACAtcgaccatgttgtgacaattcaaatttctgctgggaaacttttgaacctgtcataggtgtggatgttacttagacatacaacaggcacacacacaaaaacagtctaGGAACATGGTACCAGGAGAAAATACCTCGACCAAAACTGAACTTTGTACGTCAACCAGAGGAGTCGAAGTTGACAGGAAACGTTGATGAAAATTGGAAAGTACTGTATGTGCTGGCCATCGGACTGGACGGCAGCGACAAGTGGAAGATAGCACTGTTGCTAACAGTGGCAGGCCGTAGTGCACTAGACATGTACAACACGTTTGTCTTCAGATGACCAAGAAGATAAGTTCAACGTGGTCATGGCAAAATTCGAGGAGTACGACACGCCAAGAAAGAATAAGACATATCAGCGATATGTTTTCAGAAACCGTGTTCAGAAAGACTGAACGATGTCTGAAGAGACGATTGAATAGTATGTCACAGACCTGAGGCTGAAAAGTCAGTCATGCAACTTCGGCATGTTTTTTTGATTCAGTGATACGTGACCAGATCGTGATTGGTGTACTGGACAATAGAGTGAGAATGCAACTCTGATGGAATACAGGGAGtgggagtttttatttatgatgttgTCGTCTGGGGCAAAACAAAAGAGGAGCATGATGCAAGGCTGCACAGAGTCGTCACTCAGGCGCAAAAGTCAGGTTGTCATGCCCTCTGTCCCTACtccctagtgtgtgtgtgtgcggactTGATTACAGATGGGAGACTGGATTGGAGATCCCTCAGCTGCTGCTAATTAACCCTGGGCATTTAAGTTCTGGAGCCACAGTCAGACTTCCCTGCTTTAGAGTCCACCAACCTGGTCCTGACACAGGTCTAAAACTTAACAAGAACAAATGCCAATTTGGGGTGAAATAAATAACCCATCTGGGAGAAACTGTCAGAGGCAGTGGTACAGCCAGATTCAGATAAGGTCAGGGCAATTGCTGAAATGCCTGTACCACAGGACAAAAATGATCTGCAGAGAGCCTTAGGCTTAGTTAAATACTTGGGAAAATTTGTCCCGAACGTCTCAGCTAACACTAAAGCATTGATAAGTCTGCTAGAGAATAATACAATGTGGCAGTGGATGCCAGAGCATAAGAATGGGAGTGGCTAAAGAACAGTTTAATCAATGAGCCAGTCCTGAAATTCTATGAGCAGGACAAACCGTTAAAGGTGTCCACAGATGCATCTAAAACCGGCCTAGGACCCGTGCTGCTTCAAAAGCATGACACAGAGTGGTATCCTGTCACATATGCGTCTCGCACAATGACTAGTGCAGAAAGAAATTACGCACAAATTGAGAAAGAGACATTGGGGGCTGTCTATGGCTGTGAGACGTTCCATAATTATGTTTATGGTCGACCAGTGACACTGGAAACTGATCATAAACCACTAATAGCAATCTCACAGAAGCCACTGGGTGATGCACCACCACGTATTCCACCAACGCTTAATGCTAAGCCTTCAGAAATGTGATGTTAactttgacttcactttaaaCGCAAGGACTATCGGTTAGTCATGGACTGTCATTCCAACTACCCAGAATTCACATGTCTTAGTGACACAACTGCAGAGAAAgttgtgacacacacaaaagcaatcTTTGCACGCCATGGGATTCCTGTGACTGTGATAAGTGACAATGGTCCACAATTCTCGAGCCAATGCTTTGAGGACTTTGCAGGAAAGTATGGTTTTGAGCATGTGACCTTGAGCCCTCTCTATCCGTAATCGAATGCATTAGCAGAGAAGGGAGTGCAGATAGTCAAGtgtattctgaaaaaaaaaaagctgcagaaaatgcAGAAGATCCACACCTTGCCATCCTGAACTACAGGGCATCACCACTTGAAAATGGGCTTTCACCAGCCGAAATGCTCATGAAAAGAAAGCTCAGGACCAGGCTTCCAGCAGCCACATACCAGAAGGAAAAGTATGTGACAACGCGTCCAGATGTGAGACAGATTGAACTGTACAACAGAGCAACTAAGGCTCTGGGCCCACTCTCACAGGAGGACATTGTGAGGGTGAGGTGTGATGGACAGCGGGGACCACTAGCTAAGGTGGTCAAGGAGACAACACCTAGATCATATGAAGTCATCACAGAGCATGGGACACAAATGAGGCGGAACAGAAGGCATCTGCTCAAAGTGCCTCAGAGAGAAATCATGGACAATTACACAAATGACATGTCAGACATCTCAGACCAAGCCTGTTctgagacagacaaacacacaccaactgATGTCACACAGGGTTATAGGCCGAAAAGACAGATTGTGAAACCaaagagactgaagagaaataaaaaaataaattaataaaataaacaaaagcggaagagaaacagagtgtAAACAGCACACACATGTTAAGGGTGTTATGTTCTAAACAGTTAAAGTGCCAGAAAGGAAATTGTGTTAAGATGAAGCAATTGAATGTTAGTATATTGTGAATTTGATTTAAAAGGAATTTATTTCTCTTGTATGTACAAGAAGActttgaaaaaaaggaagatgtaTTGAGATGTAATGATCAGTGTTACCACTAGTTAGCACTAGGCACTTACCTGAAGTGTATGCAACACGGAAGTGTGGTTGTTTGCAGTATACATTGATGTTGAACTACATGCGTGAGTACGTCTTGTCAGtacaggaacaactcaaaaaacacgaagtGGTCTCCAAAtgcactagatcctaaactgataaagtatctgtgggatgatccacacagccccctcccctgaacccataggaaccaaagtcccccactaacaacattctgagCCACATCAGAGGGATAGTAGAATAACatgaaatgatttcatttatcTCCATAAATTAATGTTATCTCCTCCTGTAAGTCAATGTACACTGATTCAACAGAACTCGTAAACTGGTTTATGTAGCCTTTGAAATATCTAAACTCAAAGGCAGAATTATAACTGTGTTTAACTTTATAGCATCACTGGATTCAGTTAGCACAGCTGTTTTCAATAGAAACCCAAGGTAAATTCAAACGGAGTTGTGGTGTGTTTAGAAGAGTATTCACTTCTATTTGTTTTCAGAGTGCAGAGGAGTTAGGCTTCtacaaatgacaacaaaaaacttttCAGCCTAAAAGACTGAGACTTTTTGTTCGATGAACTCTGTGCAGCACACAACGCCTGTACCGCGTCATGTCCCTATAGGAAACAATAAACCAAAAATGTGGTGATGCCATTAAAAATCTATTACCAAATAACTTGTGTAAACCAAACTCACAGAAGACACCAAAGACGATGAGTCCAACCAATAGGAAAACATTCAGCAGTCCCAGAAAGATACTAACACCTAAACATGAACTCCTCTTGGAGCCCCTTGGACctgaacagagaaaacaacaacaataatgaaaaatgataatatgCACCTATTCATCTCTCAGTCAGTTTATTCTTACCTGAGTGATTTGTTGAATGTTTTGGGTTGACAGATCTGACATTGACATAAATACCATCCATTGCTCGCAAGGACGCAGGTGATTTCCTAGATGCTAATGTCTGTGAACTGAAACTTCTGTGGGTTTCAgttgttctctttctttctttttttaaggaagTCACATGCTTCAGAGGTAATGAATGTAGGTGGCTGACATTACCACTGaatttggttatttatttattttagcctttattttaCCAGCTCGAAGCCTGGCCAAGACAGCAGCTTAGGAAAGTTGTGACAATTAGGAACAAACAGGAActcacacaacaacagaaatgcAATACATAGAAGATACAAAACAGGAATGGGACTCAggatttacattaaaacaagaagaagtgTTATATATAGGTGCTCCAAGGTCTCTCACACAGGTTCTCCAAGATGCAAGGGTGATGAGTTCCTTTAATCTTTAAGTTTTCTGCAGTGAGTTCCAAGCAGTAGATGgactttacttaaaaaaaagtgttaaccAAATTCAGAGTGGTATAAGTACAAATTGTTGGAAACTAAACAGTTGCTTTGGGTCTTAGAATGAAATGGTTATCTTGAGAAAAGTAACAAAAGTCAGAAGTTAGCACTTTTCTGAAAAATATTCTTGATCTTGATAGACTGTGTACAGTCTATAGATGTTTATCTCAAGATCTGTTAAATGCTACCAtgctaacaaaacaaacaagcaggaaTAATGCAGCTACACGTAAAGTGACGTCACATCTTCTGGTCGTTAGCCACTATAGTCTGTTacatctgtttaaaatgtgttactgCACACTTTCCAATTTCATTTATATCCATACAATGCATGTACAAACATATTTGTGTATAATTACAACTGCTTAGACTGGAAAGGCATGTCCAAGTTTATTGTCTGATCACATACACCGGTGTTGGACTTTTTTACTCACAAATCCATTGGATAAAAGTTTCTCATGTCAAATGTCATGAAAACCTGCAATGGGCACAAGTGGAGATAAGAGCAGCCTGAATAAAGATTCCTCTCCCCTTAAGTCTAAATAGAACAGACAAAAGACCAGTGAAAGTATTTTAATGGCAGatgataaaacacatttactgcaTATACACCAACCtagcataacattacgaccaccttcctaatattgtgtgagTCTCCCTTGTggatccaaaacagttgtgactcatcagagaatgaacatgggcctttgggtcctatgggttgaggggaggggcctctgtggatcatctcccAGATAGTTGATAAGTTTGGGAtacagtgaatttggaggccaggtcaacaccttgtgctgttccacatattttttgagttgggatggctgctgccatcagggagtgtcatttctatggggtgggcgCTGGGGGGtgctaacatccacatgaatgaatgccaggtccaaaagtttcccagcagaacactgaattgtcatcaGACgctcaacgttatttacttctcctgtcagtggtcataatattatggctggACAGTGTTTGTACACATACAGCCAAAGAATTAATTATCTTCCTTGGGAAAACAGGGTTTaattacaaagaaagaaagaaaagagcagcggataattcatttaaatgcaacacTTAAGTCGTAGATAGAAATACCAGTCATGCAGaagttaaaaatgtaactgaTTTACATGCAGTATATAAACTTTAAACAACGCGTACAACAGAGTTATGGTATTCTTTCACAGAcccactgcagagatgatgtaCATGAAAGATCATTCCAAGAAGTGCTGTCATCACTTCTGATATGAACGCAGTTTTCTTCACCATACTTTGGGATTCCACCTCCATTATCAGGTTGATTTGTTCTCCAGTATCTAGAGGGTGAGTAAACGACGGAATCACTGCACTGTTTATCTTTGACAAATGAATCATCTGGAAACAATGtaaacagtcaaacacacacatcagtgtGAAATGCTTGTTGAAAAGTTTCTCTAACCCCAGATACCCAAAGTCTTCATTGTCCAGCTacaatgttgtttttccttggCTCTATCTACAATTGAGAGAAATATCCTCTGGAAAAAAAGTTCTTCTGTCTCTATGTGCCCAAAATCTCTGTTGTTGAGCTACAATGTTATTTATCCTTTGACGAAActgaataaaagataaaaacaatagaCTTACTTCAGAGTCAGTGGAGTCCCATCAACCCATTTCCAGATTCCTTCATTATCTCTGTCATTCAAACCAATCCAAGTTGGTCTCTTGGTAAAGTCCACGAGGAATTTCTgttcaaaaggaagaaaaacatgtttaactTTTAAACCACAATCTACACTgcctggtcaaaaaaaaaaaaaaaaaaaaaaagtctccacctGGATTTTACTAAGTAAATAGGTACGAGCATCATATTGGATAATTACTCCATGGGTGATTATTTTTCAACTGGCAACatgttatttaaccccaactgatgcaatgagaaGCTTGTGAATCTGTTtaagaagggtcaaatcattggcatgatcaggcagagaaaacatctaaggagattgaagcagaaagtTGTCAAATTAGgttaaaaactgtacaacactctatccatccatccatccatccatccatccatctaagGACCATGTTCGATTGTGAAAGCAAGAGCTTCTGcacatgtacaatgtgaagggaactcaaagGACTGGGACCGAACTGATGTTTAGCCATAAGAAAACCattaatcagtgaggctaaccagatAAAAAGgtttcaatttgctagggaagattggactctggagaaatggaagaaggtcatgtggtctgataaGTCCACATTCACCCTGTTCCAGACTGATCCTGCAGCTGCTCAGCTCtgggttcagcaacattatgtgaccaaagaatgaggtcagcagacaacctgaatatactgaatgacctggttattccatcagtggattttttttcttctctgatgcCACAGGCATATTCCAaaatgacaatgccaggattcctCTGGCtcaaagagtggttcagggagcatggaTGGATTGGCCACCCCAAagcccagacctgaaccccattgagaatctttgggatgtacTGGAGAACGCTTTGAACGGTGGTCAGACTCCCCCATCATcagtacaagatcttggtgaaaaatgaatgcaacactgtcTCATCTTCGTCATTTATCCGGGTCCAGGTAgcgggggcagcagcttcaggaggGAGGTCCAGATGGCCCTCTCCctggccacttccaccagctcctctggaggaatccCAGGCGCTCCCAAGCCAGACGGGAGATGTAATCCCTCCATGCGACCCTGATTCCTCTTGtccgaaccacctcaactgactcctctcgacgtggaggagcagcggttctactctgagctcttCCCGAGAGTCCGAGCTCCTTAACCTGTCTCTAAGTCTGAGGCCAGCCACCCTacggaggaaactcatttcggcCGCTTGTATCCGTGATCTTGTTCTTTCACCCAAAGTTGATGACCATACgtgagggttggaacatagattgaccggtaaattgagagctttgcCTTTCTGATTCGCTCTCTTCACCACGACAGACTGGTTAAGCGCCCGTAACTCCGTAACTACTTGaactccacttgaggcaggaatTCCTCCTCGACCTGGAGCAagcaatccacccttttctgactgagaaccatggcctcagacttgaaAGTGCTGATCTTCATTCCAGTCGCTTCACACTCGGCTACAAACCGCCCCAGCAAGAGCTGGAAGTCGCAGTTcgatgaagctaagaggaccgcatcatctgcaaaaagcagCGATGAGATCCTCTGATCACCGAACTCGacaccctccacctccaccaatTCTGTCCATTAAGgttatgaacagaaccggtGACAAAGGCCCACATTGTTTCTCTTTGATCTGAGGTTCCACTATTGATCAGAACCTCTTTTTTTCAGCACCCTTGCATAGACTTTCccagggaggctgaggagtgtgatgCCCCTATAGTTGGAACACAGCCTCTAgtcccctttcttaaagatgggaacCACCATCCCACTCTGCCACTCCAGAGGCACTGCCCCAGATGTCCATGCAATGTTGCAGAGGCATGTCAACTAAGACAGCCTTACCACATCCGGAGCCTTGAGATGCCCAGGGCAGATGTCATCCTCTCATGGGGCTCTACCGTCGGGTCGTTACTTCACCACATCAGCGACTTCTGCCCCAGAGATAGGATGGCCCAACCCCAGGCCCGCCGGCTCTGTTTCCCCTAAGGAATACATGTTAGTGGGATTGAGGAGCTGCTCAAAGTATTTCttcccagcagaccctcactattCGTTTGGGCCTACCAGGTCCGCATGGCAAAAtcccctgccatctgatccaactcaccaccaggtggtgatcagaTGACAGCTCTGCTCCCCTCTTCACCCGAGTGTCCAGATCATACGTTCGCAGGTCAGATGATATGACGACAAAGTCAGTCATCGACCTACGACATAGGCCGTCATGGTGCCAAGAGTACCAGTGATCAACCTTATGTTCaaacatggtgttagttatAGACAGACTGTAACttgcacagaagtccaataactgaacaccaCTCGGGTCCAGATCAGGCAAGCCGTTCCTCCCAATCACGCCCGTCCAAGTCACGCTGTCATTGCCTCCAGAAGGACAATGGAGTCCCCAGTCAGGACACAGTCCAGTGCCCAATCTAAGGTCTCAAAAAGGGCGGgtactctgaactgctgttcAGCACATAAGcgcaaacaacagtcaggacctGTTCCCCGACCCGAAGGTGCAGGGAAGCAACTCTTTTGTCCATCCGGGAAAACCCCAGCATACTGGCAAAGAGTCTTGGGGCAACCAAAAAGCACACCCTGGCCCTCCGTCTCTCACCCGCAGCAATTCCAGCAAAGAAGAGAGTCGAACACCTTTCAAGGACTTGGGTTCCTGTGCCGACACTGTGTCGAGGTGAGGTCGACTATATCAAGTCGATAACGCTCAACCTCTTCCACAAGCTCTGGCTCCTTCCCCGCCAGGAAGGTGGCGTTCCATGTTCCAAAAGCCAGTTTCCATACCCGAGGATCCGCCCGCCAAGGCCCCCGCCTTGGTCCACCGCCTTGGTCCGCCGCCCAATCTGCACTGCACCGGCCCCTTCCTGGACCTCCTGCGGGTGGTGGGCCCACAGGGTCCATGTCATCGGTTCGGGCCAGGCCCGGCCGGACCCCATGGACAAAGGCCCAACCACCAACCACCCGCCTCAACCCCCAGGGTGTGGCTCTGGTAGCCCTCTGGGCCGGGGACACTGACTTTCGCTTGTACTTATCATTCAGGATGTTATGAACCGTACTTTGTCTGACCCTTCACCTGGGACCAATCTGCCTTGGAAGACCAGGGCAGAAGCTTCTGATCGAAAGAATGAAACTAAAGGTTGTCTAATGAAATATTTTGACCTTATTTTTGCCAGGCAGTGTAGTATGTCATGCCAATAcaatcataaaatatttataatgacattttatttaaatggaaaatgtgttaaatatggTACTCTATGTCTGTAGTGAGACAGGGTTCTAGTTATTCAGTACCTGTTCTTCAGGGCTGTCTATCACCACCAgatctgctcctctgtctctacAGTCCTGTCTGCCTTTGTCCCAGGAACCAGACTCTTCATGTaggaaataacaggaacaatTGAACATTTTCCATCCTGCAGGACATATTTTGtctggaagtaaaaaaaaatataaaaaagggaGACATTATAAATCAACCACTATATGGACTTGTGAAGTTACCCGTACCTTGCCACACTTCAACGTCCTTTCCGTGcttgaatgataaaaaaaaatcctaaatccatggacaaaatttaaaacaatgcCTGTACATTCTCTATACATGCTCTGTAAAGAAACggtatatagtatatattgtATTCAGTATATGTCATTAACTTGAATATGAGCTGGAAAGCAACTGGTGTCCCTATATCCAGTATGGAACTAACAGTTtgaatttaatgattttttaagtttattttttgactttagTAGTTGTACCTACTTTATGAGCAGTCTCTATAGCCGCTACACATGAAGCCTTCTCATAGTAGACTTGAATATTGACATCTCGTTTAGATGTGTGAGTGTGGTTTTGTTTAACATAGGGAGGGCCTTTGTGATCCTCTCACCACTTCTCTATTCTGTGCATGTCCAAGCCTCTTTATATTGCTGAGCTCAGCAGTTTGGTTTTACTTAAAATGAACCAAACcgttttgcagtttttttcagCCTCCAATTTCAAACACAAATGCCACACTTCAACATCCTTTCCATGCTTGAATGATAAAGAATTCCTGAATCCATGGACAGCTAtaactaaattaaaactgagTCTGTACATTAAGTCTATATTCAGAATATAGCATTTACTTGAATAAGGACTGGAAagtcactgaaataaaaaatatctgttggtgtcccaatagagggtatgcagtGGCATCACTTCctcctggggccacgccccttgagtggcaaaaacacagtgaaacgtatcagtaaatacagcgagaccaggaaaaatgttgattatcagataaaattaaggaCAACCATCCATACAGATATGGATTTgcaaaagtggattagcctcagtttcatttagtttaagttagttttaggtcatttcaattatgataaatgtagctaaataaaaggtgctgacgctaagagctttactgagaagtaacttTCGCCAtccaatactgtagcgtccgaccggttgttaaaaggatgacgaggagtgatggcaaatgttctgtttattgttatttattgttgtaactgaaatagttactgtcggctataactacaccaaaaaaaaacaacatccacaaacttatctgacagccctccagaacgtaacttaagaagtaacttaaggtatgacttcatcaaaaaatacagcatgaattaatattacctgacactaaatgtgaaccacaacaccaggtttctgtgcctggattccagttgtttgtttgtaatgcagtgatccatttacattggcagatatctgtaaaaataaatctctgactgcttttaaaatctgttggtacagtcagtTGCATATAGTAACCACAGAGCcttcgcttgctgtgacatcatgtgCATACCCTTTATGCAGTATGGACCTAACTGTTGTTCAAAtatagtgatttttttttgttgatttttcaactttttcttcCATTATCATTGCCATTTCACCAGGACACAAGAGTTTAAAATGATCTTAAACTACAAGCTCACTTGTCTTTTGTTTGAAACCAATGACTGTCATTTGACCAGCCCTTGCTGCATTGAGTGATCAAAGGATTTAGAAACCCATTACAATAAATTGTTCCTATGATTCTAGGGTCAGAGCTTGTTAAATTACAAGGCCAGGTGACGTAATCACTTCttcagtttcttagtgaaaacATGTGCACCATTGAGCAACCAATGAATCATATTAAAGACTCACTCTGTTTGGATGAAGTCTGAAGCCTTTccattttttcagtcattttactgAGGCTGGCATTCAGCAGGTCTCTCTCTTCAATTATTTTAGACAGGTTGATGTGCAGCAGGTCTCTCTCTTCAGTCATGGAGGAGAGTTTGTCATTGCTGGTCTGTAGGAGCTCAGTCAGGTTGTCTTTTATGGCTGAGAGCTCTACAGCTGAATCATGGACTGAGTTAtggtctaaaataaaataataataaaaagatacagGTTTCAGAAACACAGATGGAATGACCCACAGAAAAATACATTCTGTAACTAAGTTCAGTAAATTTGATTTAACTTACTCTGTTTCCGTAAACTAATGTGAGCTCTccttttaattcaatttataCTAAACAGAAAAACGCTTTATGACTGGTTCATGCAGTGTTTGAAATATCTAAACTCAACGATGTTTAAATCCTGAGGCTATGTGCTTTCAAATGAGTTTTTCAATTCTACCCATTAATGCTGATACGATTAAAAGGCATAACTGTAACTGTGCTTGATTTTATAGCATCACTAGATGGGACCCAATACAATCAAAATATATCATTGAGGGTTAatttgtgaaaaacaaactcacagagGACTCCGACTACGATGAGGCCAACCAACAGGAAAACAGTCAACAGTCCCAAAAAGACAGT
This window harbors:
- the LOC125017267 gene encoding CD209 antigen-like protein D isoform X3 produces the protein MTEERDLLHINLSKIIEERDLLNASLSKMTEKMERLQTSSKQNKICPAGWKMFNCSCYFLHEESGSWDKGRQDCRDRGADLVVIDSPEEQKFLVDFTKRPTWIGLNDRDNEGIWKWVDGTPLTLKYWRTNQPDNGGGIPKYGEENCVHIRSDDSTSWNDLSCTSSLQWVCERIP